The DNA window TAATGTTCGATGCGTTGGGCGCAACCAATGAGTTGAAGGTCACGAAGATGGCCGGCTTTTGATTCTTCCAGGCATTCACTGCCTTCCGCAATGAGACCTTCCATGGCCTTGCAATGTTTTGCTTTGGCTTTCTGCCCAAGAAGTTGGAACACTTCCTCCAGCCGGGTCACCTGTTCTTTGGTCACCTCCAGGTGTTCGTTGAAGACATACTTCAAATCACGATCCTGAGCCCCGCGTACCATTTTCGGGAGAGCCTTCACCAGTTGCTTCTCGGCGCTGTACAAATCTTTGAGTTCTTCTACCAACAGATCTTCCAGGGTTTCCATGCTGATCTCCTTGTCTTTGCGGTTCCGCTTCTCGGTCTGTGGATGAACTGAGACTTCGAACTGTTACGCGATAGAAGGGGAATACTCTTCGTTCGACATCACCGTCTCTTCTTCCTCTTCTTCAGCGAACTGCTCATCCAACCCTTCATCTTCATCGAGATCGTCATCCAGTTCCTCTTCTTCAAACTCGTCGTCATCGAGTTCATCCTCTTCGTCAAAGGCGTCGTCGTCCGGCTCGTCCTCGTCTTCGCCAGGGAGCACCGTGCAGCGTGGGTCTTCGTACCCGGTCTGCTGTAGATCGATGCACGGTTCTGTCAGATAGTCCATCCCTCACCTCCATTCGCTAGAGTTCGGGCTGGGTGGCACGTTACGAGCATTTCGTCACTGGTTTGAAATCCTGTGCGGCAGGACACCGGTGGGCGCAGGGGGGGCGGCCGCCTGCACCGGCTTTTTATTCGCTGAATTTTACGTTTGTCTTGAAACAACAGAAGGCTGGATCGTCTCAATGGAGGGAATGGCTCTCCTCTCCCCGGCGCATGAAAACCATTCCTTTTCGGTGACGAGATTCGCAAGTCTACATTGCTGTGTCCGGACCGATGAATGAGATTTCATGCCCTGTTTGGACGGCGAGCTACGAATTCATTCATCTTTTTGCAGAAGGACACGATATGGATCTCAAGCGGCAACTAGCACGAGCCATGGTTGGGGCGTACTCTGTCCCGCGAGATCCTTGCTGCCATTCTGTCTCTCCGGAGCCGGTGTTGCAGAGGGGGCTGGAATGGGCTGCCTTTGCATCGTCCGAGGGCGTGGAAGTAGACGTTCTACTCGCGAGTCCCTTGGGCGCCCGATCGGGCAGATGGGAGCGCAGCAGGATCATTCCCACTT is part of the Bryobacter aggregatus MPL3 genome and encodes:
- a CDS encoding ferritin-like domain-containing protein, with product METLEDLLVEELKDLYSAEKQLVKALPKMVRGAQDRDLKYVFNEHLEVTKEQVTRLEEVFQLLGQKAKAKHCKAMEGLIAEGSECLEESKAGHLRDLQLIGCAQRIEHYEIAAYLTARTIAEQCGWTEPAELLSQTEAEEEMADQSLSEVADGIYAQFSGDEAFEEFDIAVISPRTRSGASSRLH